A window of Thermodesulfobacteriota bacterium genomic DNA:
AATTCGGAAATTGGAAAGGACGTGGTATGCTCCGGCGTCGTGAGCAAGGAGGCTTTCTCCCGGTATGACCTACCGGAGGAAGCGGTGATAGGAAGACTTCAGCACGCCGAACTGTTCTCTCCGGGAAGAATACGTATTCCCTATTCTCATCCGGAAGAAGCGGCTGTGGTAGTGGATAGGCATATATTTGACGGAAAGCTTGGGGAAACCGCCCGGGCCAAAGGAGCCCAGATTTACCTGAACACAAAAGTGACCTCTCTACAGGTAAACGATGGGTTCGTAGAAGCCATCTTAAAAAGCCAACAGGGAGAGGATAAAATACGGGGAGAGGTTGCGGTAATAGCCACCGGGATAAGTTTTAACCTTCAACAATCCCTCGGCTTAGGGCGTCCTATAAAAATCTTGAAAGGCATTCAGGTCGAGGTCAAGACAGATGCCGTCGAACGCCTTAAGGTGTATTTTGGCCGCAGGTGGTCTGATGGGTTTTTTGGATGGGCTATACCCCTTAAGGACGGGAGGACCAGGGTTGGGGTGATGACCAATGGAAACGCACTCGACGGATTGAACAACGTCCTCTCCGAATTCAACCACAATGGCAATACCTGCAAGGAGATGGGAGCTATTAAGAGAAGGGGGATTGCCTTCGGCACCATACCCAAAAGCTACTCCAACAGAGTGATTGCCGTGGGTGAAGCGGCCGGACTGATAAAGACCACGACCGGGGGCGGGATTTACTACGGCCTTATCAGCGCCGAAATCGCTTCTGAAATTATCAAAAAGGCCTTTAGGAAAGGAAACTTTGATTCCAAAATCCTTTCCCAGTATGAATACGCATGGAGAAAGAGTATGGGGAAGGAGATAAAGTATGGCCAGTATTTTCACCGGTATTATTCCAAGCTGGATGACCACTTCATAGACAAGCTATTCCATGCAGCCAGGCAGGACGGTCTCCTCTCGTTCATAGCGGAGAAGGGAAGATTTGACTGGCATAGGGAGACGGTAATCAAGATACTGCGAAGCCCAAATTTGAGAAGCGTTCTTTGGAGCGGATTGCTGAGGCAAATCTCCAATATATAACCTAGGAATCAAGCCTTTTGTCGTCGCTCCCCCAGAAAATATCCAGTGCGTATCTGGCAAAAGCCATAGAGGAGGTGAAGGCCGGTGATATCGCATTTA
This region includes:
- a CDS encoding NAD(P)/FAD-dependent oxidoreductase, with translation MGTHRFDVMVIGGGPSGLQTAGYLSEAGLSVALFDENSEIGKDVVCSGVVSKEAFSRYDLPEEAVIGRLQHAELFSPGRIRIPYSHPEEAAVVVDRHIFDGKLGETARAKGAQIYLNTKVTSLQVNDGFVEAILKSQQGEDKIRGEVAVIATGISFNLQQSLGLGRPIKILKGIQVEVKTDAVERLKVYFGRRWSDGFFGWAIPLKDGRTRVGVMTNGNALDGLNNVLSEFNHNGNTCKEMGAIKRRGIAFGTIPKSYSNRVIAVGEAAGLIKTTTGGGIYYGLISAEIASEIIKKAFRKGNFDSKILSQYEYAWRKSMGKEIKYGQYFHRYYSKLDDHFIDKLFHAARQDGLLSFIAEKGRFDWHRETVIKILRSPNLRSVLWSGLLRQISNI